Genomic window (Leptotrichia sp. oral taxon 212):
TTTTGACTCAGAAATTCCAAAAACAGTAGTAAAAAATTCTGAAGGTAATTATGAATTAGGTAGAGGTAATGAATGGAACTTTGATACTAAATATAATATTCCGTATACTGAAACTGGAAACAAAGGGCAAGGATTAGTTTCTGTTCCAAGTTATGATGCTGTAACAAATGATTATAGCAGAAATTATGATGTTTTTTATCGTACAATTTCTGAAAAACATTATAAACGTTTATTAAAAAGTGGAAATTTACCACCAAGTGGCGAAACTAGTATTGCAGAAAATGCAGAATATAGTGAAGAGTATACTGGAATAAATTTAGAATTTAAATTAAAACCTGGAACAGATAAACAATTTGAAAAAATAGGTGTAAGGAATAATAATGGTGATATATTAACGGATAGATATCCTAATATGAAGGAATCTTTTCCTGGATGGAAAAGATATGGATATATACAATTTAAAGAGGAAGGAAATCAAATAACTAGAAATTTAGGTGATGGAAAAGGATTGGAAATATTTAATAAAAACATAAAAGAAATTAATTTTAGAAAGGAAATAATAAAAAATGGAGAAAAATAGTCTTGAAGAATTGAAAAAATTAATGTTGAAAAAATATAGAAAAGAAATAAGCTTTCAACAATTACAAAAGGAATTTTTAAAAAATGATGATGAAAGAATAGAGTATATAAAAACAGAGTTGGAAAAAGCATATTATGAAAAAAATGGAAAAAGTATAAATACTCTGATTTTAGCGATATATATGTTTAAATTATATAGTGAAAAATTTGTTGACGTTTTATGTAAATTAACAAAAGAAGAATGGCACGAAAAACATGAAGATATAGTGTTTTATCTTCAGAAAATGGAATTACCTTCTACAATAGACTGTATATATAATCTAGCAATTTCAAATTTTGAAAAATACCGTTGGGATGATAATTTTGCATTAGTAAGAAAATGCTGTTTTGCTTTAGGAGATATAAATACTCCTAAGGCGAAAGAAAAATTGGAATTATTATTACAAAGTGATGAAGAAATGATAAGAGAACATGCAATGGAACAGTTGAACAGATGTGACTTTACAAATAAGGATGTCGAATGAAAGGATTAATTATGAAAAAAGAAGAGGAAAGAAATATTTATGCAGTATTTGATGAAAAGACGATAAGAGTTTATCAGGCGTATAATAATGAAATAGCAGATGAGGCTTTAAAATTAGGAAAGTTTGGAAGTAAATTCAGCCTTACAAGAATGACCTGGATAAAACCATCATTTTTATGGATGATGTACAGAAGTGGTTGGGCTAGTAAGCAAGGACAGGAAAGAATATTGGCAATAGACCTGAAAAGGGAAGGATTTGATGAAATAGTGAAAAATTCTGTACTTTCATCTTTTAGAGAAGTTTCTGATTTATCTAAGGAAGAATGGAAAGAAAAAATGGAAAATTCAGAAGTAAGATGTCAGTGGGATCCAGACAGGGATATTTACGGCAATCCAATAGGAAGAAGAGCAATACAGTTAGGCATAAAGGGAGAAATGGTA
Coding sequences:
- a CDS encoding HEAT repeat domain-containing protein; the encoded protein is MEKNSLEELKKLMLKKYRKEISFQQLQKEFLKNDDERIEYIKTELEKAYYEKNGKSINTLILAIYMFKLYSEKFVDVLCKLTKEEWHEKHEDIVFYLQKMELPSTIDCIYNLAISNFEKYRWDDNFALVRKCCFALGDINTPKAKEKLELLLQSDEEMIREHAMEQLNRCDFTNKDVE
- a CDS encoding DUF4291 domain-containing protein, giving the protein MKGLIMKKEEERNIYAVFDEKTIRVYQAYNNEIADEALKLGKFGSKFSLTRMTWIKPSFLWMMYRSGWASKQGQERILAIDLKREGFDEIVKNSVLSSFREVSDLSKEEWKEKMENSEVRCQWDPDRDIYGNPIGRRAIQLGIKGEMVKKYINDWIVNITDITDKVIEMRNSIQNGTFSEVMLPEEKKYII